CACGACCAGCAATGGCGGGGACGCTGCGCATCAGGAGCATCTGACGGTCGGCTTGTCGGCCGAAGAGGGGTGTCGGGTGTTCGATCTGGCGATGGCGACGCAGTTGCCACAATTGCTGGTTTCCACCACCGGCATCGACACCGCGCGGCGCTTCTATCCGGTTCGCCATGGCGCTGTTGCCGCACCGGTCGAAGTGCCGAAAGGCGTGGATCTTTCCGTGCGCCTGCGTGAATGCCTGTGCAAATGGCTCGGCGTTGTTGAGCTGGAGGACGACGATTCGCTGTACGACCTGGGTGCGGATTCGCTGACCTTGCTGGACCTGATCGATGAACTGCAAGCGGCCACCGGTGAGGTATTTCAGTTGTCGCAGTTCAGCCACAAAGTCAGCCTGAGCGAGGTGTTGGGGCTGGTGGCAGATTCCACGGCAGAGGCTTCAGATGACGCGCCGCATAGCTGGAACGACGCGGTGCGGATCGATCAATGGCATGCCGGCGCCGGTCGCGAATGGCTGTATTTGATCCATCCGGTGGGCGGCGATGTTCAGGCCTACCGGGAACTGGTTTCAACGCTGCCGACGGATCTGGGTGTCTGCGTGATCGCAGATCCTGCGTTGCGTGTGCCGGCGCTGCCGAACATCAGCATTGTCGAACGAGCCCGGTGGTATCTGCAGGCGATCAAGGCCCACCTCCCGGACGATTGTGCCTGGCGTCTGGCGGGGTGGTCGTTCGGGGCCTGGGTGGCGCAGGCGCTGTGTCTGCAAGCTCAGGCTGAAGGCTTCAGGCAACCGCTGCTGTATCTGATCGACCCACCCGCGCCGGATGCCGGTGCGGAACTGGCCGGCTTCGACGAGCGGACCATCGAACAGGTGTTCCAGCGTGAGTTCGCCCAGCGCTGGCCCGACGTCGAAGGGCAGGGGATGTCCGAGGAGCGTCAGGCTTATCTGCAACGGCTGACGGTGTGCTGTCGCAATAACATGGCCAGCATGGTCGATTTCCAGCCCCCGGCGTTGGTCGCCACATCCGTGTGGATGTTTATCGCCGGGCACGCCAACCCTTATGGACTGGGCAACGCCTGGAACATGAATGACCTGCAACGCAACTGGCAGGCCTTGCTGCCGCAGTTGCAGAGCTGGCAGCAACTGGACACCGACCACTACGGCATCGTGGCGGGCCGTTGGGCGCGGTTGCTGGCCGAGGTCATCGGCACGGAGGAGTCGTCGAGATGAATGAGCCGATCTTGATGCCTCGGTGGTTGCCAACCTTGGCGCAGGTGCTGTGCGAAGAGCAGCCCGATGTCTTGCTTCAAATGATTTACAGGGTCGATGAACCGCAGTCGCTTCGGCCAGTTCATCGTTGGCAAGCCGACGTGGTGCTGCCGATGCTATGCGAGGCATTGCCGAAACACCGGCCAGCGCTGCTCGCACTGCAAAGCCTGCATCAACGGGCGGCCCTCGGTTTGTCCGGGCGTCACGGCGAGTGGCGGGCCACCCTCAAACCGGTGTTGCTGGCGTTGTATCGACGGGCCTATGCCTATGACGCGGCGTACGCCCAGGCCCATGCCAGTGCGATGACTTACGGCCTCGCGCCGACCAACACCGCGATGATCGCCGAGCACTTCGGCGATGCCGAGGCGTTCGCGGTGTATTACGCGCAACTGAATACCGACGCCAGCGCCACTGCGTTCGCTCAGGCCCATGCCGCCGCCAATGTTGAAATCTCGTCCCGGGCTTTTGCGACTGACGACGCGGATGCGTATGCGCAGGTTTGCGCAGCGTCGGCGCGGGTTTATGTCTGGGCCTGTGCGAAGACCGACGAGGAGCGGCGCACGCTGTTCAACCATCTCGCAGAAGGGCTGGTCCGGCACCTGCAGTCCCATCCAACAGGAGAAACGACATGAATGACGCACAGCAGCAATTCGATGTGGTGATCAACGCTCAGGGTCAGTATTCCCTGTGGCCGGCGGGCAAGCCGATGGCCAGCGGCTGGAGCGCGGCCGGGATGCGGGGTGAACGTCAGGTCTGTCTGGATTACATCAATGAGCACTGGATCGACATGCGCCCGCGTTCTCTGCGCGAGCAGTCATCGGCGTCGTTCCAATAAAAAAGGTGAGGAAACATGGATCAGTTGGCACTCAAGGCAATCGAGCGCATCGCCGCAGAAAAGCGCGCACCGTATCAGCGAATCACGGTCGACCGGATCACGCCGATCATCGGTGCCGAAATCGGTGGCGTCGATCTTTCGCAACCGTTGGAGGACGCTCAGCTCGCGGAAATCCGCCGGGCCTTTCTGGAGAACCACGTGTTGGTGTTCCGCGATCAGCATCTGACGGTGGAAGAGCACAAGGCGTTTGGTCGGCTGTTCGGTGAACTGCGGGCGTTGCCGGTGGAGGATATCGACGGCGATGACCCGGAACTGGTGGTGATCCGTGCCAATGCGCAATCGCGCTACGTGGCCGGCGAAACCTGGCACACCGACGGTACGGCTGACCTGGCGCCGTCCATGGGGTCGATGCTGTACGTCAAGGAAACCCCGGCCATCGGCACGGGTGGCGATACGCTGTTCGCCAACATGCACCTGGCGATTGAAATGCTTTCGCCAACGATGCAGCAGTTTCTCGGTGAATTGACCGCGATTCATGACGGTGCGATCCCGTGGAAAGGTTATGAGGCGCCCGCCAACCTGCCAAAAACCGAACACCCGGTGGTGGTGCGTCATCCGGAAACCGGACGCAAGTCGCTGTTCGTCAATTCCGGGTTCACGTCGCACATCGTGCAATTGTCCGGGGGCGAAAGTCAGGTGCTGTTGAACATGCTGTTCGACCTGGTGGCTCGGGAGCCGTCCCTCAGCTGCCGCGTTCGCTGGGCACCGAACACGCTGGTGTTCTGGGACAACCGCTGCACCCAGCACCACGCGATCTGGGATTACTTCCCGCATTCGCGTTATGGCGAGCGGGTGACGATTCTCGGGACGCAGCCCAAGGCTTGAAAACATCAGAGGGAGCAATGTGCTCCCTCTTTTTCTAGATACCGCGCCGTATCAGCTGCTCGACGATCAACTCACCGAACGCCAGATTGCCGTGCAGCGGGTCATCCACTTCGCAGAATGCCTCACGCTGAAAACCCTGCTCATCGTTCGCCGCCTCGCGTACGTCGATCAGCTCGACGCCAAGCCCTTGCAGGCGTTCGATCAACAACGACTGCGCCGCCATGAATACGCGCGGGTCGGACAGCTCCGGCACCCGTTGCGGCGGCAGCACGGCGAACACCTTGAGGTTCAGCGCCAGGGCCTGTTCATAGAAGGCCAGGGCGGGGCGGGACAGGGTGTCGATGACCGTCTCGAACAATGGCCCGGAGAGAAAACCGTCGTCGAACTCACCCTGCGCATTCTGGTAACAGGTCCAGTTCGGTGCGGTGGCCAGATAGTGCAGGCTCAGGCCGAGGGTGCTCACCAGCGGCACCTCGACTTTTGCCAGTTGCGGCACTTCGAGCGTGGCGAGGGCCTGGCGGTACAGCCGATCCATTTCCGCATCCCGAAAGACCACGTCATGACGGGTCAACTGGAAGAAGTCGACGGCAAAATCCCGACCGGTACCGAGCGGACCACCACCGAAAGGCAGTTCACGGGCCTGCGCCGCCTTGCCGATGACGCCGGCATGGGAGTCGCCCAGCAGCAGAAACCTAGGCGTAGTAATCGAGTACGGCGTCTTCACAGACAAGATCCTCGCAAGACACGCTGGTGGAAGGGGTCGGCGCCTGCACCGTCTGGACGGCTTCAAGTCCGGCAAAGAATTGCTGCATCACGAACGCCACACCCTCGGGTGTGACTTCACGCTGGTTGGGCTGGTAGAACGCGCCCTTGAACGGCGTGCCGGTGATGATTTCGTAGGACGGGAAATAGTCGACGTCGGGCAGGTCTTCACACAATTGCCCGGCGACGGCGCGCAGCACCGATTTGGAGTAAGTGGTGGCGCTCAGTACATGTTGCCCGGTAGCGGTGGCCGTCAGGGGCACCGGTGAAACGGTGAGCAGCAGGCGCAGTTGCGGGTTGATCGAACGCATCAACTCCAGCGCCCTGACCATGTCGCCGTAGGTGTCCATGAAACCGAAGTTGCAGAACCGGTGGAGCAACGGATCGAAAGTGCCACGCACGGTGCCGGGGCACACGGGATAGACCAGACCGGTCTCGCGATGTTGCCAGGCTTCGGTCAGGCCGAGGGTGAACACGAACACTTTGGCCCGGCGCAGCGCTTCGCGGATGGCGTCCAGAGTGGCCTCGCGCGATTCGAACAGTGCCCGCTCGCTGGCAAAACCGTCGGGCTCCACGGCGGGGCGGAACGGGTCGAAGAAACGCCCGTCATGCACCCAGGTCTCATCCGGCGGCGCGCTCACACCCAGCGCCCATTCAAGCCATTGGCACAACATCGCCGGGGTATACAGATTGCCGGTGCGAAAGGAAAACACCCCGTAGTTGTGGGCTTTCCAGTCGGCTTCGGGCAACGCGTCCGGGGCGGGTTCCGCGTCCAGCCAGTGCATGCCGCGCGCAACCAACGCGCGGCCGATGTGCTGGGCGAAACAGGAGCCGGCGGTGACGATGGCATCCTTGTTGCCGATCTCGAATTGCGGGGTCCACAGTTCACCGATGTCCGGTGCGGACTTGTCGGCGACGGCCGTACGCCAGAAAGCGCGGGGTGGCAGGCATTGATAGGGATTCACGACGAGAGGCCTCCTTGGCGAGTCGTTGAGCGCAAGGCTCAGCGGATTTGATAGTGATAGATCAGATCGTCGAACCAACGATCACCGATCTGGTAGGCCTGCGGCACACGACGTGCGAACACAAAGCCGCATTTCTCCAACACTTTGCAGGACGCGATATTGCCGTCGGTCACGGTCGATTCCAGCGAGTTCAGCCCGATGGCCGCGGCGTAGTCGATGATCGCCTTTCGCGACTCGGTGCCAAAGCCTTTGCCCTGATGCTCCGGCAACAGCAGGCAACCCACCTCCGCGTGCCCCGGCGACAGAATGCGAAAACCGGTCACGCCCAGTTCGTGCCCGCTGGCCCTGTCGGTCACCACCAGGCACAGCCAGTGCTCCGACTGCGGTCCCCACGCCGGAAGCCGGTGCTCGAAGCCTTGGCGAACCTGCTCCTCGGCAATCTCACCGAACACGTACTGCATGGTCTGCGGCTCGGAGTGCAGCCTGAGAAACAACGGCCAGTCGGATTCGACCATCGTGCGCAGGTCCAGTCGATCCGTGGATAGCTCGAGCATCCGCTGCTCCTTGCAAGGGTGGAAAAAGGAGAGGGTTTTTTACTTGGTGTGGGGGGAAAGATCAATGAGCGGATGGGGAGATGCTGAAGGTAATGGCGGAGGCCGGCCATCGATGGGCACAGGCACGCAGACTGGAGGGCTCGTTATGAAGGGAAGTCTTGGTTGGCGGGGCGGTGTGGAGAAAGGCGCTCGCGTCCGGACGGACGGGCGCAACGCCTCTCTCCAGAGGTGCCTGTCAGCCCGCCAACGTCGCGTTATCGATCACGAACCGATACTTCACATCGCCCTTGAGCATCCGCTCATAGGACTCGTTGATCTGGTCTGCGCGAATCAGTTCGATGTCGGACACGATGCCGTGCTCGGCACAGAAATCCAGCATCTCCTGGGTCTCGGGAATGCCGCCGATCATCGAGCCGGCGATGGTGCGGCGTTTCATGATCAGGTTGAACACGTTCGGCGATGGATGCGGCGAGGCGGGCGCGCCCACGAGAGTCAGTGCGCCGTCGCGCTTGAGCAGCACCAGGAACGCATCGAGATCGTGAGGGGCGGCGACGGTGTTGAGGATGAAGTCGAAGCTCTTGGTGTGCGCGGCCATTTCTTCGGCATTGCGCGAGACCACGACCTCATCGGCACCCAGTGCTTTCGCCGCTTCGCGCTTGGATTCCGACGTGGTGAACGCCACCACGTGCGCGCCCATCGCATGGGCCAGTTTGATGCCCATGTGGCCCAGGCCACCGATGCCGACCACGCCGATTTTCTTGCCCGGCCCGGCGTTCCACTGACGCAGCGGCGAGTAAGTGGTGATGCCCGCGCACAGCAGCGGTGCGACGGCGGCCAGTTGCGCTTCGGGGTGGCGGATGCGCAGCACGTAACGCTCATGCACCACGATGTTTTGCGAGTAACCGCCGAGCGTCCAGCCTGGGGCGTCCGGGGTCGGGAAGTTGTAGGTGCCGATCATGCCGTCGCAGTAGTTTTCCAGGCCGGTTTCGCAGTCTTCACAGTGTTTGCAGCTGTCGACGATGCAACCGACGCCGACCAGATCGCCGACCTTGTATTCGGACACATGAGCACCGACCGCCGAAACGTGGCCGACGATTTCGTGTCCCGGGACGCACGGGAACTGGGTGCCGGCCCACTCGGAGCGCACCTGGTGCAGGTCGGAATGGCAGATGCCGCAGAAGGCGATGTCGATCTGGACGTCATGGGCCGCAGGGGCGCGGCGAT
This genomic window from Pseudomonas kribbensis contains:
- a CDS encoding MbtH family protein, producing the protein MNDAQQQFDVVINAQGQYSLWPAGKPMASGWSAAGMRGERQVCLDYINEHWIDMRPRSLREQSSASFQ
- a CDS encoding TauD/TfdA dioxygenase family protein: MDQLALKAIERIAAEKRAPYQRITVDRITPIIGAEIGGVDLSQPLEDAQLAEIRRAFLENHVLVFRDQHLTVEEHKAFGRLFGELRALPVEDIDGDDPELVVIRANAQSRYVAGETWHTDGTADLAPSMGSMLYVKETPAIGTGGDTLFANMHLAIEMLSPTMQQFLGELTAIHDGAIPWKGYEAPANLPKTEHPVVVRHPETGRKSLFVNSGFTSHIVQLSGGESQVLLNMLFDLVAREPSLSCRVRWAPNTLVFWDNRCTQHHAIWDYFPHSRYGERVTILGTQPKA
- a CDS encoding GSCFA domain-containing protein; translated protein: MNPYQCLPPRAFWRTAVADKSAPDIGELWTPQFEIGNKDAIVTAGSCFAQHIGRALVARGMHWLDAEPAPDALPEADWKAHNYGVFSFRTGNLYTPAMLCQWLEWALGVSAPPDETWVHDGRFFDPFRPAVEPDGFASERALFESREATLDAIREALRRAKVFVFTLGLTEAWQHRETGLVYPVCPGTVRGTFDPLLHRFCNFGFMDTYGDMVRALELMRSINPQLRLLLTVSPVPLTATATGQHVLSATTYSKSVLRAVAGQLCEDLPDVDYFPSYEIITGTPFKGAFYQPNQREVTPEGVAFVMQQFFAGLEAVQTVQAPTPSTSVSCEDLVCEDAVLDYYA
- a CDS encoding GNAT family N-acetyltransferase, which encodes MLELSTDRLDLRTMVESDWPLFLRLHSEPQTMQYVFGEIAEEQVRQGFEHRLPAWGPQSEHWLCLVVTDRASGHELGVTGFRILSPGHAEVGCLLLPEHQGKGFGTESRKAIIDYAAAIGLNSLESTVTDGNIASCKVLEKCGFVFARRVPQAYQIGDRWFDDLIYHYQIR
- a CDS encoding NAD(P)-dependent alcohol dehydrogenase; translated protein: MLVQAYGAHAGDKPLEPLQINRRAPAAHDVQIDIAFCGICHSDLHQVRSEWAGTQFPCVPGHEIVGHVSAVGAHVSEYKVGDLVGVGCIVDSCKHCEDCETGLENYCDGMIGTYNFPTPDAPGWTLGGYSQNIVVHERYVLRIRHPEAQLAAVAPLLCAGITTYSPLRQWNAGPGKKIGVVGIGGLGHMGIKLAHAMGAHVVAFTTSESKREAAKALGADEVVVSRNAEEMAAHTKSFDFILNTVAAPHDLDAFLVLLKRDGALTLVGAPASPHPSPNVFNLIMKRRTIAGSMIGGIPETQEMLDFCAEHGIVSDIELIRADQINESYERMLKGDVKYRFVIDNATLAG